A single Alcanivorax borkumensis SK2 DNA region contains:
- a CDS encoding tRNA (guanine(46)-N(7))-methyltransferase TrmB: MFANSRAVSSNQTGIHEDLEKVVRRHLASVWRAPIADHDHASFEQVVTWRNENGLERPLMVDSGCGTGRSSVLLAQANPEALVIAVDQSANRLERGGRRWLQPPKNLLLVRADCTGLWRLMQQQGWLLDRHQILYPNPWPKSAHLKRRWHGHPVWPTVLALGGELELRSNWPLYLQEVQAALAISGIEAVLSPLTTEAPAATDFEEKYQASGQTVWQLIASLARQ; encoded by the coding sequence ATGTTTGCCAATAGCCGTGCGGTTAGCTCGAATCAGACGGGCATTCACGAGGATCTGGAGAAAGTGGTGCGCCGGCATCTGGCCTCGGTTTGGCGAGCGCCCATTGCAGACCATGACCACGCGTCGTTCGAGCAGGTTGTCACATGGCGCAATGAAAACGGTTTGGAGCGTCCGCTGATGGTGGACTCGGGTTGTGGAACCGGGCGCTCGTCAGTGCTATTGGCGCAGGCGAACCCCGAGGCGCTAGTGATCGCGGTAGACCAGTCCGCTAACCGTTTGGAGCGCGGTGGTCGTCGCTGGCTGCAGCCCCCGAAAAATCTGTTGTTAGTCCGTGCCGATTGCACCGGGCTGTGGCGACTAATGCAACAGCAGGGCTGGTTGCTTGACCGACATCAGATTCTCTATCCGAACCCGTGGCCGAAAAGTGCACACCTGAAGCGGCGCTGGCACGGCCACCCGGTGTGGCCAACCGTGCTGGCTCTAGGGGGAGAGTTGGAGCTGCGTAGTAACTGGCCGCTTTATCTTCAGGAAGTGCAGGCGGCACTGGCCATAAGCGGCATTGAGGCGGTATTGAGTCCGCTGACGACAGAGGCGCCGGCGGCCACGGATTTCGAAGAAAAGTATCAAGCCAGCGGGCAAACCGTATGGCAGCTGATCGCAAGCCTTGCAAGGCAATGA
- a CDS encoding GNAT family N-acetyltransferase gives MAISIIETRWDKHEAALRGLRQAVFIKEQHVPEELEWDGEDAAAIHFLALDAEQQPVGCIRLLPTGQISRLCVLSEQRNYGVGSSLLVAAEETARANGMKEIFLHAQTHATSFYEAAGFSVSGGIFMDANIPHRQMFKPLL, from the coding sequence ATGGCTATCAGCATTATCGAAACCCGTTGGGACAAACACGAAGCCGCGCTGCGTGGTCTCCGCCAAGCCGTATTTATCAAGGAACAACACGTACCGGAAGAACTGGAATGGGATGGCGAAGACGCCGCCGCCATTCACTTTCTGGCCTTGGACGCCGAGCAACAGCCTGTGGGCTGTATTCGCTTGCTGCCCACCGGGCAGATCAGCCGTTTGTGCGTACTCTCCGAGCAGCGCAACTACGGTGTTGGCAGTTCACTGCTGGTCGCTGCAGAAGAAACGGCACGAGCCAACGGCATGAAAGAAATCTTTCTACACGCCCAAACCCACGCCACCAGCTTTTACGAAGCGGCTGGCTTTTCGGTGTCTGGAGGCATTTTCATGGATGCCAACATTCCCCACCGGCAAATGTTCAAACCCCTGCTCTAA
- a CDS encoding JmjC domain-containing protein, which produces MPATAQLPSFTLPLTPAAFLREHWQKRPLFMPGAASGLDQPDANTLAGLALEESVEARVITGAGNGPWSVLQSPLDDNVFEALGEKNWTLLVQSVDHFLTETSLLLDDFAFLPNWRVEDIMISYAAKGGSVGPHFDRYDVFLIQASGSRRWQIGDVCDESSPRQATDELKLLAQMPVREEFIAQPGDVLYLPPGVAHHGVAEDSDCITWSVGFRAPDYQMLMAEIAGECLAESDSKLFTDPDRGITTDPSILADTDRQQLVRGALDLLHPEAIERAIYRWLSTPRLEGLEFAVDEHHIRERDSDVSLVRHGSVRLLMQGKLAWLNGEAHTLTEQQQPLVQLLASKRRYQKRELDAVMTPTARELLHEWIEQGYFSPL; this is translated from the coding sequence ATGCCGGCCACAGCGCAACTGCCCTCCTTTACGCTGCCGCTTACCCCGGCAGCGTTTTTGCGTGAGCACTGGCAGAAACGTCCTTTATTCATGCCCGGTGCTGCCAGCGGCCTGGATCAGCCGGATGCAAACACCTTGGCCGGACTTGCCTTGGAAGAGTCAGTCGAAGCCCGGGTCATAACTGGTGCAGGCAACGGCCCTTGGTCGGTACTGCAAAGCCCCCTCGACGACAATGTTTTCGAGGCCCTCGGTGAGAAAAATTGGACACTGCTCGTTCAGTCTGTGGATCACTTTCTCACTGAAACCTCGCTGCTACTGGACGATTTCGCGTTTCTGCCAAACTGGCGGGTGGAAGACATCATGATTAGCTACGCGGCCAAAGGCGGCAGCGTTGGCCCGCATTTTGATCGTTATGATGTTTTCCTGATCCAGGCAAGCGGCAGTCGTCGCTGGCAGATCGGCGACGTGTGCGACGAAAGCAGCCCTCGCCAGGCTACCGACGAGCTGAAATTGCTGGCGCAAATGCCCGTTCGTGAAGAGTTTATTGCGCAACCCGGCGATGTGCTTTACCTGCCACCCGGGGTGGCCCATCACGGGGTCGCCGAAGACAGCGACTGCATTACATGGTCGGTGGGCTTTCGCGCTCCGGATTACCAAATGCTGATGGCAGAGATCGCCGGTGAATGCCTAGCCGAATCCGACAGCAAACTCTTTACTGACCCGGACCGAGGAATCACTACTGATCCCTCAATCTTGGCCGACACAGATCGGCAGCAGCTGGTGCGTGGAGCTTTGGACCTTCTGCACCCCGAGGCTATCGAGCGAGCCATTTATCGTTGGCTCTCCACCCCTCGATTAGAGGGCCTTGAATTTGCGGTAGATGAACACCATATCCGCGAACGCGATAGTGACGTATCTTTGGTGCGCCACGGCAGTGTGCGCCTGCTCATGCAGGGCAAACTTGCTTGGCTAAACGGAGAGGCTCATACACTAACAGAACAACAACAACCGCTGGTGCAGCTACTGGCCAGTAAAAGACGCTACCAGAAACGCGAGTTGGACGCCGTTATGACGCCCACCGCGAGAGAACTGCTTCATGAATGGATTGAACAGGGCTACTTTTCCCCACTATAA
- the purB gene encoding adenylosuccinate lyase → MSSLTSLTAISPVDGRYASKVDALRNTTSEYGLIRFRVHVEVSWLEQLAHDKNIPEVPLMSGQAAWNLRGITRDFEPQHAERIKAIEATTNHDVKAVEYFIKEKMAEHDELANMSEFVHFACTSEDINNLSYSLMLREAREILLPKMDQVISAIRKQAHAQADQPMLSRTHGQSASPTTVGKEMANVVARLQRQRDQFAGVELLGKINGAVGNYNAHLSAYPDVDWEAFARRFVEALGLTFNPFTTQIEPHDCVAEFFHALMRFNTILLDFDRDVWGYISLGYFKQRTVEGEVGSSTMPHKVNPIDFENSEGNLGLANAIMDHLAAKLPMSRWQRDLTDSTVLRNVGVGLAHSVIAYEASLKGIGKLEVNPARLDEDLDAAWEVLAEPIQTVMRRYGIEKPYEKLKALTRGKDGINQETLTAFINELAIPDEAKELLLAMTPATYVGNAAQQARSI, encoded by the coding sequence ATGTCCAGCCTTACCTCTTTGACTGCCATTTCACCGGTAGACGGTCGTTACGCCAGCAAAGTCGATGCACTGCGCAATACCACCAGTGAATACGGCCTGATTCGCTTCCGCGTCCATGTGGAAGTCAGCTGGCTGGAACAGCTGGCCCACGATAAGAACATCCCTGAAGTTCCCCTGATGAGCGGCCAAGCGGCCTGGAACCTGCGTGGTATCACTCGAGATTTCGAGCCTCAACATGCCGAGCGCATCAAGGCCATCGAAGCCACCACCAACCATGATGTGAAAGCGGTAGAGTACTTCATCAAAGAAAAGATGGCCGAGCACGATGAGCTGGCCAATATGAGTGAATTCGTGCACTTCGCCTGCACCAGTGAAGACATCAACAACCTGTCTTATTCCCTGATGCTGCGCGAAGCCCGTGAAATCCTGTTGCCGAAAATGGATCAAGTGATTAGCGCTATCCGCAAACAGGCCCACGCCCAAGCAGATCAGCCGATGCTATCTCGCACCCATGGCCAGTCAGCTTCCCCTACCACCGTAGGCAAGGAAATGGCTAACGTGGTTGCCCGGCTGCAACGCCAGCGTGACCAATTTGCTGGCGTCGAATTGCTCGGCAAGATCAACGGCGCCGTGGGCAACTATAATGCTCACCTGTCCGCCTACCCAGACGTGGACTGGGAGGCTTTTGCACGTCGCTTTGTGGAAGCCCTGGGGCTTACTTTCAATCCCTTTACCACCCAGATCGAACCCCACGACTGCGTTGCCGAATTTTTCCACGCCCTGATGCGTTTCAATACCATTCTGCTGGACTTCGACCGTGATGTGTGGGGCTACATTTCCTTAGGCTACTTCAAGCAACGCACAGTGGAAGGTGAAGTCGGCTCCTCCACCATGCCGCATAAGGTTAACCCTATCGACTTCGAGAACTCCGAGGGCAACCTGGGCTTAGCCAACGCCATCATGGACCATTTAGCCGCCAAATTGCCCATGTCCCGCTGGCAGCGCGACCTGACCGACTCCACCGTACTGCGTAACGTTGGCGTAGGCTTGGCGCACAGTGTGATTGCCTATGAGGCAAGCCTAAAAGGGATTGGCAAACTGGAGGTTAACCCGGCTCGCCTGGACGAGGATCTAGACGCTGCCTGGGAGGTTCTAGCAGAGCCTATCCAGACCGTTATGCGTCGTTACGGCATCGAGAAGCCCTACGAAAAACTCAAGGCGCTAACCCGCGGCAAGGATGGCATCAACCAAGAGACGCTGACAGCCTTCATTAATGAGCTGGCCATTCCCGACGAGGCCAAGGAGCTGTTGCTAGCCATGACCCCGGCCACCTATGTGGGCAATGCTGCCCAGCAAGCGCGTAGCATCTAA
- the hflD gene encoding high frequency lysogenization protein HflD, translating to MSERFSPEQQQLLALAAVFEAAQLADDVAQRGDCDSQAFEALIAGVMELDADNFDGVYSQPGLLREGVSLLSRSLSKDSRGANLRPLNYGLALLHLAGKLRNNEDTVSILRNRLLALSGQQAHFDRFSDDAFCHRIAGIYLDTLGTFRFRIQVKGEPAHLQDDNKAARIRALFLAGVRAAFLWHQLGGRRWHLLFQRKRLISVIESIDINGLR from the coding sequence ATGAGCGAACGTTTTTCGCCAGAACAACAGCAGCTGCTGGCCCTGGCCGCCGTGTTCGAAGCAGCCCAACTTGCCGATGATGTGGCCCAGCGTGGTGATTGTGACTCACAGGCCTTTGAAGCGCTAATTGCTGGCGTCATGGAGCTGGATGCGGATAACTTCGATGGCGTTTACAGCCAGCCAGGCCTGCTTCGTGAAGGCGTTAGCTTGCTTAGCCGGAGCCTGAGTAAGGATTCTCGTGGCGCCAATCTGCGGCCGCTCAACTATGGCCTTGCTCTGCTGCACCTGGCAGGCAAATTGCGCAACAATGAAGACACCGTAAGCATCCTGCGTAATCGATTACTGGCGTTGAGTGGTCAACAGGCCCACTTTGATCGATTTTCAGATGATGCCTTTTGCCACAGAATTGCCGGTATTTATCTAGATACCTTAGGTACTTTCCGGTTTCGCATTCAGGTAAAGGGCGAGCCGGCCCACCTGCAAGACGACAACAAGGCCGCACGCATCCGCGCGCTGTTTCTGGCCGGAGTGCGTGCCGCCTTCCTCTGGCACCAGCTGGGCGGGCGACGCTGGCACTTACTGTTTCAAAGAAAGCGCCTTATTAGCGTCATTGAATCAATTGATATCAATGGCTTGCGATAA
- the mnmA gene encoding tRNA 2-thiouridine(34) synthase MnmA yields MTKAPQDTRVIVGMSGGVDSSVAAARLIDAGYQVEGLFMKNWNEDDGTDYCTAREDLLDAMQVAGVLGIELHTANFAEQYWDRVFAHFLAEYKAGRTPNPDILCNKEIKFQAFLDHAITLGADYIATGHYSQVSHTGKAKLLRAVDTNKDQTYFLHAVDYQKFDRTLFPLGDLEKPEVRRIAEQKGFDNHKKKDSTGICFIGERRFKDFLEQYLPAQPGSIEDDHGNVIGQHDGLMYYTLGQRQGLGIGGLASASEAPWYVAKKDLERNVLIAVQGTDHPLLYSRVLNSAPMQWVALEAPALPARLTAKTRYRQPDQGCTVSDAGEGRVTVTFDEPQRAVTPGQSVVFYDGPVCLGGAVIEETA; encoded by the coding sequence ATGACTAAGGCTCCCCAAGACACCCGTGTCATCGTCGGTATGTCCGGCGGTGTGGATTCCTCCGTAGCCGCCGCCCGCCTGATCGATGCGGGTTATCAGGTGGAAGGTCTGTTCATGAAGAACTGGAATGAGGACGACGGCACCGATTACTGCACCGCACGCGAAGACCTACTCGACGCCATGCAAGTGGCAGGCGTACTGGGTATCGAGCTGCATACTGCCAACTTCGCAGAGCAATACTGGGATCGAGTGTTCGCTCACTTTCTGGCCGAATATAAGGCTGGGCGCACGCCTAATCCGGATATCCTCTGCAACAAGGAAATTAAGTTTCAAGCGTTTCTGGATCACGCTATCACCTTAGGCGCCGATTACATTGCCACCGGCCATTACTCACAGGTAAGCCATACTGGCAAAGCAAAACTGCTGCGCGCCGTAGACACCAACAAGGATCAGACTTACTTCCTGCATGCCGTGGATTATCAGAAATTTGACCGCACCCTGTTCCCGCTAGGCGACCTGGAAAAACCTGAAGTACGGCGAATCGCAGAGCAAAAAGGCTTTGATAATCACAAAAAGAAAGACTCCACCGGCATCTGCTTTATCGGTGAGCGCCGATTCAAGGATTTCCTGGAGCAGTATCTACCCGCCCAGCCAGGCTCCATTGAAGACGATCATGGCAACGTGATTGGTCAGCATGACGGCCTGATGTATTACACGCTGGGCCAGCGTCAGGGGCTCGGCATCGGTGGGCTGGCCAGCGCCAGTGAAGCCCCTTGGTATGTGGCCAAGAAAGACCTGGAACGTAACGTATTGATCGCTGTACAAGGTACCGACCACCCTCTGCTTTACAGCCGCGTACTCAACAGTGCGCCAATGCAGTGGGTCGCACTGGAAGCGCCGGCCTTGCCGGCCCGGCTCACCGCCAAAACCCGCTACCGCCAGCCCGATCAGGGCTGCACCGTTAGCGATGCCGGCGAAGGCCGCGTAACCGTGACATTCGATGAACCACAACGCGCCGTCACGCCTGGGCAATCCGTGGTGTTCTACGATGGCCCAGTCTGTTTGGGCGGCGCGGTGATTGAGGAAACGGCATGA
- a CDS encoding NUDIX hydrolase: MNSFEPHITVACVVEQDGRFLFVREMSKGEEVLNQPAGHVEFGENLMQAAYRETLEESAWQVEITDLLGWYIFQPHKGAGVYYRTCFVARPISHDPKQKLDTGILEAEWLSPDEFRARRHQHRSALVEKCLDDYLSGRRLPLDSIYQHPWPLQRG; encoded by the coding sequence ATGAACAGCTTTGAGCCGCACATTACTGTGGCCTGCGTAGTCGAACAAGATGGCCGCTTCCTGTTTGTCCGTGAAATGAGCAAGGGCGAGGAAGTACTGAACCAGCCCGCTGGTCATGTGGAATTCGGTGAGAACCTAATGCAAGCCGCATACCGTGAGACGCTGGAAGAAAGCGCGTGGCAGGTAGAAATCACCGACCTGCTCGGCTGGTATATCTTTCAGCCGCACAAGGGAGCCGGCGTGTATTACCGCACCTGCTTCGTGGCACGTCCAATCAGCCACGACCCGAAACAGAAACTCGATACCGGTATTCTGGAAGCCGAGTGGTTGAGCCCGGATGAGTTCCGTGCTCGCCGCCACCAACATCGCAGTGCGCTGGTGGAAAAATGCCTGGATGATTACCTGTCCGGCCGCCGATTGCCCCTGGACAGCATTTATCAGCACCCCTGGCCTCTGCAGAGAGGATGA
- the moaC gene encoding cyclic pyranopterin monophosphate synthase MoaC — protein sequence MTEQRFTHLDDSGRAQMVDVTDKDITQRAATAQARVRMQPSTLQMILAGEHPKGDVLATARIAGIQAAKKTWDLIPLCHPLLLTGITVTIEPEADDALCVQATCKLKGTTGVEMEALTAASVACLTLYDMCKAVDRCMVIESVCLLEKSGGRSGTFRRER from the coding sequence ATGACTGAACAACGATTTACCCACCTGGACGACAGTGGTCGGGCCCAGATGGTCGATGTGACCGATAAGGATATCACCCAGCGTGCGGCCACCGCGCAAGCGCGGGTGCGGATGCAGCCGAGCACCCTGCAAATGATCTTGGCTGGCGAGCACCCCAAGGGTGATGTGCTTGCTACCGCACGGATTGCGGGCATTCAGGCAGCCAAAAAAACCTGGGACTTGATTCCACTGTGCCACCCGCTGTTACTGACTGGGATCACGGTCACCATTGAGCCAGAGGCCGACGATGCGCTGTGTGTACAGGCGACCTGTAAGCTTAAAGGTACTACCGGCGTGGAAATGGAGGCGCTAACGGCTGCGTCCGTTGCTTGCCTCACGCTGTATGACATGTGTAAGGCGGTGGATCGCTGCATGGTGATTGAATCTGTGTGCCTGCTGGAAAAATCCGGTGGTCGTAGCGGGACGTTCCGGAGGGAAAGATAA
- the moaD gene encoding molybdopterin converting factor subunit 1: MIEIRFFAALRERVGCDSLTVTAPQGTDTVTALVAWLEEDNPAVARALEATPHYMVAVNEVLSQEQTAIRDGDVVALFPPVTGG; the protein is encoded by the coding sequence ATGATTGAAATTCGTTTCTTTGCCGCTCTGCGTGAGCGGGTCGGCTGTGACAGCCTGACGGTCACTGCGCCGCAAGGCACCGACACGGTGACGGCGCTGGTGGCGTGGCTGGAAGAAGACAATCCGGCGGTAGCCCGGGCGCTGGAGGCTACACCCCATTACATGGTGGCGGTGAATGAGGTGCTGAGCCAAGAACAGACAGCCATCCGTGATGGCGATGTAGTGGCCCTGTTTCCTCCGGTGACCGGAGGGTGA
- a CDS encoding molybdenum cofactor biosynthesis protein MoaE encodes MKVWVAVTGAALEPAAPTDWLRDQGLSGAVVQFNGQVRDEQGRVEALHLEHYPGMTETVLRTIVERAADKWQLNGVWVVHRIGTMAVAEDIVQVAVSASHRQDAFAACAFIMDLLKTRAPFWKKELINGHWVWVQARQSDAEAADAWL; translated from the coding sequence GTGAAGGTTTGGGTGGCAGTAACCGGCGCGGCACTTGAGCCGGCGGCACCGACAGACTGGTTGCGCGATCAAGGCCTTAGCGGCGCCGTGGTGCAATTCAACGGACAGGTGCGCGATGAGCAGGGCAGAGTGGAAGCGCTTCACTTAGAGCATTATCCAGGCATGACAGAAACGGTGTTGCGCACCATTGTTGAGCGTGCGGCAGACAAATGGCAACTCAATGGTGTTTGGGTGGTGCACAGAATTGGCACCATGGCGGTGGCTGAAGACATTGTGCAGGTAGCGGTCAGCGCCTCCCATCGCCAGGATGCGTTTGCAGCCTGCGCCTTTATCATGGACCTGCTAAAAACCCGGGCGCCATTCTGGAAGAAAGAACTTATTAACGGCCATTGGGTTTGGGTCCAGGCCCGCCAGAGCGATGCCGAGGCCGCCGATGCTTGGCTGTAG
- a CDS encoding pseudouridine synthase, producing MAQLILLNKPFRVLSQFSDDQGRRTLREFVCVPGVYPAGRLDWDSEGLLLLTDDGALQARISDPRFKLPKTYLVQVEGQPGPQELQKLRQGIRLKDGPTRPAKVSLIDDPCLWPRTPPVRSRKTVPDSWLSLTIDEGRNRQVRRMTAAIGHPTLRLIRWQIGDWSLADLAPGESRSMMVHAPKPATAKHRRPRHRSGGPGPKPNGR from the coding sequence ATGGCACAATTGATATTACTTAACAAACCCTTCCGGGTCCTGTCACAGTTCAGCGACGATCAAGGCCGCCGAACGTTGCGCGAGTTTGTCTGCGTACCGGGAGTGTATCCGGCCGGCCGACTGGACTGGGATTCTGAAGGCCTGTTGTTGCTGACCGATGACGGTGCGCTTCAGGCACGCATCAGTGATCCACGGTTCAAGCTTCCCAAAACCTATTTGGTTCAGGTGGAGGGCCAGCCCGGGCCACAGGAACTGCAAAAACTACGCCAAGGCATTCGTCTCAAGGATGGGCCTACCCGGCCAGCCAAGGTTAGCTTAATCGATGATCCCTGCTTGTGGCCGCGCACGCCTCCTGTCCGGTCGCGTAAAACAGTACCGGATAGCTGGCTCAGTCTCACTATAGACGAAGGTCGCAATCGTCAGGTGCGGCGAATGACCGCAGCCATCGGCCACCCCACCCTTCGCTTGATTCGCTGGCAAATCGGTGATTGGTCTCTTGCCGATTTGGCGCCAGGGGAGTCCCGTTCTATGATGGTTCACGCCCCAAAGCCCGCTACAGCCAAGCATCGGCGGCCTCGGCATCGCTCTGGCGGGCCTGGACCCAAACCCAATGGCCGTTAA
- a CDS encoding NADP-dependent isocitrate dehydrogenase, with protein MTTPKIIYTMTDEAPALATYSFLPIIEKFTSIAGIEVESSDISLATRILASFPEYLSEQQKVKDTLSELSDLTQDPEANIIKLPNISASIPQLREAIAELNEHGYAVPEYPDEPQNEKEKDIQARYTKILGSAVNPVLREGNSDRRAPIAVKNYARKNPHSMGYWSPASRTHVAHMRGGDFFSHETSCTIDKACKVRIEFEDSNGNITVKKPDLALLDGEVIDAMYMSKKALCAFFDEQIEDAKNTGMLFSLHVKATMMKVSHPIVFGHAVRCFYRELFEKHGEILEKIGANPNNGLSNIYQKIEELPISQRLEIESTIRACYLHRPELAMVDSDRGISNLHVPSDVIVDASMPAMIRQGGKMYGADGKLKDTKAVIPESTYATIYQEVINFCKTHGAFDPVTCGSVPNVGLMAQKAEEYGSHDKTFEATADGSMRIVREDGEVLLTHKVEQGDIWRMCQAKDLPIRDWVKLAVVRARLSNTPAIFWLDKERAHDAQLILKVKEYLKDHDTEGLDIRIMSPVQAIRYTMERMIRGKDTISVTGNVLRDYLTDLFPILELGTSAKMLSIVPLMAGGGLYETGAGGSAPKHVQQFLEENHLRWDSLGEFLALSVSIQELGEKYGNKKAKVIAAALDKANEQYLEQNKSPSRKVGQPDNRVSHFYVAMYWAQALAAQDDDAELKEKFTEIASSLSQNEEKIVKEMVAVQGSPIDIGGYYNPDFNKASQAMRPSGTFNQILEKL; from the coding sequence ATGACCACGCCTAAAATTATTTATACCATGACCGATGAGGCGCCAGCGCTGGCGACCTATTCCTTTTTGCCCATTATCGAGAAATTCACTTCTATCGCTGGTATTGAAGTAGAAAGCAGTGATATCTCCCTCGCAACGCGCATTTTAGCCAGTTTCCCTGAATATTTGTCAGAACAGCAGAAGGTAAAGGATACACTATCTGAACTGAGTGACCTGACCCAGGATCCTGAGGCCAACATTATCAAGCTGCCAAATATCAGCGCCTCCATTCCACAGCTTAGAGAAGCTATCGCTGAATTGAACGAGCATGGCTACGCGGTGCCGGAATATCCTGATGAGCCTCAAAATGAGAAAGAGAAAGATATTCAGGCTAGGTACACCAAAATTCTGGGTTCCGCAGTAAACCCTGTACTTCGTGAAGGCAATTCTGACCGTCGCGCGCCGATTGCGGTAAAAAATTACGCTCGAAAGAACCCGCATAGCATGGGGTATTGGAGTCCTGCTTCACGCACCCATGTTGCACATATGCGCGGGGGCGATTTCTTTTCCCATGAGACCTCGTGCACTATCGACAAGGCCTGCAAGGTACGCATTGAATTTGAGGATTCAAACGGTAATATCACCGTGAAGAAGCCGGATTTGGCGCTCCTCGATGGCGAAGTCATTGATGCCATGTATATGAGCAAAAAAGCACTCTGTGCTTTTTTTGACGAGCAAATCGAAGACGCGAAGAACACGGGGATGTTGTTTTCCCTGCACGTGAAAGCGACCATGATGAAGGTGTCACACCCTATCGTGTTTGGTCATGCTGTGCGTTGTTTCTACCGGGAGTTGTTCGAGAAACACGGTGAGATTCTCGAGAAAATCGGCGCCAACCCTAATAATGGCCTGAGCAACATCTATCAGAAAATTGAAGAGTTGCCGATTTCCCAGCGTTTGGAAATTGAATCCACAATTCGGGCCTGCTATTTGCACCGTCCGGAGTTGGCCATGGTTGATTCAGACCGAGGTATTTCTAATCTTCACGTTCCTTCAGACGTTATTGTGGATGCCTCTATGCCGGCGATGATTCGCCAGGGCGGCAAAATGTACGGTGCTGATGGCAAGCTGAAAGATACCAAAGCGGTGATCCCTGAAAGTACCTACGCGACTATTTATCAAGAAGTAATTAATTTCTGCAAAACCCACGGCGCCTTTGATCCGGTTACCTGTGGCTCCGTGCCTAATGTTGGTTTGATGGCGCAGAAAGCAGAAGAGTACGGCTCTCACGATAAAACGTTCGAAGCCACCGCAGACGGCTCCATGCGTATCGTTCGAGAGGACGGTGAGGTGTTGCTAACCCATAAAGTGGAACAGGGTGATATCTGGCGTATGTGCCAGGCAAAAGACCTGCCAATTCGGGACTGGGTCAAGCTAGCGGTGGTACGTGCACGGCTGAGCAATACCCCGGCCATTTTCTGGTTGGATAAAGAACGGGCCCATGATGCACAGCTGATTCTGAAGGTTAAGGAATACCTGAAAGACCACGATACCGAGGGTCTTGATATCCGGATCATGTCTCCGGTACAGGCTATCCGCTATACCATGGAGCGAATGATCCGTGGCAAGGATACCATTTCAGTAACAGGTAACGTGCTACGTGACTATTTGACGGACTTGTTCCCCATTCTGGAGCTGGGGACCAGTGCCAAGATGTTGTCCATTGTGCCGTTAATGGCGGGGGGCGGCCTCTATGAAACCGGAGCCGGCGGTTCCGCTCCCAAGCATGTACAGCAATTCTTGGAAGAAAATCACCTGCGTTGGGATTCACTGGGTGAATTTCTTGCCCTGTCGGTATCTATTCAAGAGCTCGGCGAAAAATATGGCAACAAAAAAGCCAAGGTGATTGCTGCGGCTCTGGATAAAGCTAATGAGCAGTATCTTGAGCAGAACAAGTCACCCTCACGTAAAGTTGGCCAGCCGGATAATCGGGTAAGTCATTTTTATGTGGCCATGTACTGGGCTCAGGCCTTAGCGGCTCAAGACGATGATGCTGAGTTGAAAGAAAAATTCACAGAAATCGCCTCTTCCCTTAGCCAGAACGAAGAGAAAATCGTTAAAGAAATGGTAGCAGTACAAGGTTCTCCTATTGATATCGGCGGGTACTATAACCCTGATTTCAATAAAGCCTCGCAAGCCATGCGTCCCAGCGGGACCTTTAACCAGATTCTCGAAAAGCTGTAA